A genome region from Pyrenophora tritici-repentis strain M4 chromosome 9, whole genome shotgun sequence includes the following:
- a CDS encoding Tymo-45kd-70kd multi-domain protein, with product MMSSQLDNGLPASPLLRLPFEVRLIIYEYLLFPSTTPSTGNGTSVANLLPDYHTYYSEDTNSDAFTLSVRTIDPWFGAQGPKTWRRRSTYHIRTGPFLTTTTPTTYRVLLSPYTAHLRQTIPSLLLLNRQIHAEASKVLYSTYTFSFHMSIEAIVPFLSDLTPHSRAAIRHLSLTKKALPYTKEFDRAEWKSMCDFLAGINDDESSTAEVTARPMHLHTLALQIIAGKPDVGWDAITPMRPLDFDTMLRMRKEWLGGVPEAGGGVDLEWVEQFMQVRARRGIKVKALVERCARPVSEKQAFWVAFSKSVAEGGFGEWVRGRMVL from the exons ATGATGTCTTCTCAACTCGATAATGGCCTTCCCGCCTCGCCGTTGCTACGCCTACCTTTTGAGGTCCGCCTCATAATATACGAGTACCTTCTCTTTCCATCCACGACTCCTTCGACTGGAAACGGAACGTCGGTTGCGAATTTACTTCCAGATTACCACACATATTACTCTGAGGACACAAATAGCGATGCATTTACGCTGAGTGTACGGACAATTGATCCCTGGTTTGGAGCACAAGGGCCCAAGACGTGGAGGCGGAGGAGCACATATCACATAAGAACTG GCCCCTTCCTAACCACCACGACACCAACAACCTACCGCGTCCTCCTCTCCCCCTACACCGCGCACCTCCGCCAAACCATCCCCTCCCTGCTCCTCCTAAACCGCCAAATCCACGCCGAAGCCTCAAAAGTCCTCTACTCAACATACACATTCAGCTTCCACATGAGCATCGAAGCAATCGTCCCCTTCCTCTCAGACCTAACCCCCCACAGCCGCGCCGCAATCCGGCACCTCAGCCTCACCAAAAAAGCCCTGCCCTACACCAAAGAATTCGACCGCGCAGAATGGAAAAGCATGTGTGATTTCCTCGCCGGCATCAACGATGACGAATCCTCCACAGCGGAAGTAACAGCACGCCCAATGCACCTCCACACCCTCGCCCTCCAGATCATCGCTGGAAAACCTGATGTGGGCTGGGATGCTATTACTCCCATGCGACCCCTCGACTTCGACACCATGCTGCGCATGAGGAAGGAGTGGCTGGGCGGCGTGCCTGAGGCGGGTGGCGGCGTGGATTTGGAGTGGGTGGAGCAGTTTATGCAGGTTAGAGCGAGGAGGGGGATTAAAGTTAAGGCGTTAGTGGAGAGGTGTGCGAGGCCGGTTAGTGAGAAGCAGGCGTTTTGGGTGGCGTTTAGTAAGAGCGTTGCTGAGGGCGGGTTTGGGGAGTGGGTTAGGGGGAGGATGGTTTTGTGA